From the Streptococcus sp. 29887 genome, one window contains:
- the rpsE gene encoding 30S ribosomal protein S5 codes for MAFKDNAVEIEERVVAINRVTKVVKGGRRLRFAALVVVGDRNGRVGFGTGKAQEVPEAIRKAVESAKKNMIEVPMVGTTIPHEVRSEFGGARVLLKPASEGSGVAAGGATRAVIELAGIADVTSKSLGSNTPINIVRATVEGLKQLKRAEEVAALRGISVSDLA; via the coding sequence ATGGCATTCAAAGATAACGCAGTTGAAATTGAAGAACGCGTAGTAGCCATCAACCGTGTTACAAAAGTTGTTAAAGGTGGACGTCGTCTTCGTTTCGCAGCTCTTGTGGTTGTTGGTGACCGTAACGGTCGCGTAGGTTTCGGTACTGGTAAAGCTCAAGAAGTACCAGAAGCTATCCGTAAAGCAGTTGAATCTGCTAAGAAAAACATGATTGAAGTACCAATGGTTGGTACAACAATTCCTCACGAAGTTCGTTCAGAATTTGGAGGAGCTCGTGTATTGTTGAAACCTGCTTCAGAAGGTTCTGGGGTTGCTGCCGGTGGTGCAACTCGTGCCGTAATCGAATTGGCAGGTATCGCAGATGTGACTTCTAAGTCACTTGGTTCAAACACACCAATCAACATCGTTCGCGCAACAGTTGAAGGTTTGAAACAATTGAAACGTGCTGAAGAAGTGGCTGCACTTCGTGGCATCTCAGTTTCTGATTTAGCATAA
- the rpmD gene encoding 50S ribosomal protein L30, translating to MAQIKITLTKSPIGRKPEQRKTVVALGLGKLNSSVVKEDNPAILGMVNAISHLVTVEEVK from the coding sequence ATGGCTCAAATTAAAATCACTTTGACTAAGTCTCCAATCGGTCGCAAACCAGAACAACGTAAAACAGTTGTTGCACTTGGACTTGGTAAATTGAACTCTTCAGTTGTTAAGGAAGATAACCCAGCTATCCTTGGTATGGTTAACGCTATCTCTCACTTGGTAACTGTAGAAGAAGTTAAGTAA
- the rplO gene encoding 50S ribosomal protein L15 gives MKLHELQPATGSRKVRNRVGRGTSSGNGKTSGRGQKGQKARSGGGVRPGFEGGQTPLFRRLPKRGFTNINAKEYAIVNLDQLNAFEDGAEVTPVVLIEAGIVKAEKSGIKILGNGELTKKLTVKAAKFSKSAEEAITSKGGSVEVI, from the coding sequence ATGAAACTTCATGAATTGCAACCTGCTACAGGTTCTCGTAAAGTCCGCAACCGTGTAGGTCGTGGTACATCATCAGGTAACGGTAAAACTTCTGGCCGTGGTCAAAAAGGTCAAAAAGCTCGTAGCGGTGGCGGTGTTCGTCCAGGTTTTGAGGGTGGACAAACTCCATTGTTCCGTCGTCTTCCAAAACGTGGATTTACAAACATCAACGCTAAAGAATACGCAATCGTTAACCTTGATCAATTGAACGCTTTTGAAGATGGTGCTGAAGTAACACCAGTTGTACTTATCGAAGCTGGTATTGTTAAAGCTGAAAAATCAGGTATCAAAATCCTTGGTAACGGCGAATTGACGAAGAAATTGACAGTTAAGGCTGCTAAATTCTCTAAATCAGCTGAAGAAGCAATCACTTCTAAAGGTGGCTCAGTAGAAGTCATCTAA
- the secY gene encoding preprotein translocase subunit SecY, translating to MFFKLLKDALKIKLVRSKILFTIFILLVFRIGTHITVPGVNAKSLEALSNVPFLNMLSLVSGNAMRNFSVFALGVSPYITASIIVQLLQMDILPKFVEWGKQGEVGRRKLNQATRYISLVLAFVQSIGITAGFNALSGAKLTNMPLNWQTYLLIGSILTTGSVIVTWLGEQISEKGYGNGTSMIIFAGIISSLPGTFYEIYIDRFVNIESSRLGQSAVFVAALIVLILFVIYFTTFVQQAEYKLPIQYTKRAQGAPSSSYLPLKLNPAGVIPVIFAGSITAVPTSLIQYFASQNRSAGWLMAVQEYFDYSTVKGMIVYASLIILFTFFYTFVQVNPEKTAESLQKSAAYIHGVRPGNGTEQFLSKLLKRLAAIGALFLSFIALLPILAQNLFGLSSNIAFLGTSLIILISTSIEGIKQLEGYLLKRKYVGFLEITE from the coding sequence ATGTTTTTTAAGCTTTTAAAGGATGCCTTGAAAATAAAATTGGTGCGTAGTAAAATTCTATTTACCATTTTTATCCTTTTGGTTTTCCGAATCGGTACTCATATTACAGTGCCAGGGGTAAATGCAAAAAGTCTTGAAGCCTTGTCAAATGTCCCATTTTTGAACATGTTGAGTCTGGTTTCTGGTAATGCAATGCGAAATTTTTCGGTCTTTGCGCTAGGGGTTAGCCCATATATCACGGCTTCTATCATTGTTCAACTCTTACAAATGGATATCTTACCCAAATTTGTAGAATGGGGAAAACAGGGTGAAGTTGGTCGACGGAAGTTAAATCAAGCGACCCGATACATCTCTTTGGTGTTGGCGTTTGTTCAGTCTATCGGTATCACAGCAGGTTTCAATGCTCTATCAGGTGCAAAATTAACAAATATGCCACTTAACTGGCAAACCTATTTGTTAATTGGTTCCATTTTAACAACTGGTTCAGTTATTGTTACTTGGTTAGGAGAACAAATTTCTGAAAAAGGCTACGGTAATGGGACATCAATGATTATCTTTGCGGGTATCATTTCATCCTTGCCAGGAACTTTTTATGAGATTTACATCGACCGTTTTGTTAATATTGAATCGAGTCGTCTGGGACAATCTGCGGTTTTTGTTGCAGCATTGATTGTCTTGATACTTTTTGTAATTTACTTTACAACATTTGTACAACAAGCTGAGTATAAACTACCAATTCAGTACACAAAACGTGCTCAAGGTGCACCTTCTAGCTCTTACTTGCCCCTAAAATTGAATCCAGCAGGAGTTATTCCCGTTATCTTTGCAGGTTCCATTACTGCAGTTCCAACTTCTTTGATTCAATATTTTGCAAGTCAGAATAGAAGTGCGGGTTGGTTAATGGCAGTTCAAGAATACTTTGATTATTCAACTGTCAAAGGAATGATTGTTTACGCAAGTTTGATTATCTTGTTTACTTTCTTCTATACATTCGTTCAGGTCAATCCTGAAAAAACTGCAGAAAGTTTACAAAAGAGTGCTGCCTATATCCACGGCGTACGGCCTGGAAATGGGACAGAGCAATTCTTGTCTAAATTGCTGAAGCGATTAGCTGCGATTGGCGCACTATTCCTAAGCTTTATCGCCTTGCTACCAATTCTTGCACAAAATCTCTTTGGGCTTTCTTCGAATATTGCTTTCTTGGGTACAAGTTTGATTATCTTGATTTCAACAAGTATCGAAGGTATTAAGCAGTTGGAAGGCTACCTTCTAAAGAGAAAATATGTAGGTTTCTTGGAAATTACAGAATAG
- a CDS encoding adenylate kinase — MNLLIMGLPGAGKGTQAAKIVEKFNVAHISTGDMFRAAMANQTEMGVLAKSYIDKGDLVPDEVTNGIVKERLVQDDIKEKGFLLDGYPRTIEQAHALDANLADLGIELQGVINIDIDPSKLIERLSGRIIHKETGETFHKVFNPPVGDYKEEDYYQREDDKPESVKRRLEVNIAQGQPIIEHYRAKGLVHDIEGDQDIELVFQAIDTVLSKLQ; from the coding sequence ATGAATCTTTTAATTATGGGTTTACCAGGTGCTGGTAAGGGGACACAGGCAGCTAAGATTGTAGAGAAATTTAATGTTGCTCATATTTCTACTGGCGATATGTTCCGTGCAGCGATGGCGAATCAGACTGAGATGGGGGTTTTGGCTAAGTCTTATATTGACAAGGGCGATTTAGTACCAGATGAAGTTACTAATGGCATTGTCAAAGAGCGCTTGGTTCAAGATGATATTAAAGAAAAAGGTTTCTTGTTGGACGGTTACCCACGTACTATCGAACAAGCCCATGCACTAGATGCAAACTTGGCGGATTTGGGTATTGAATTGCAAGGAGTAATCAACATTGATATTGATCCATCAAAATTGATTGAGCGTCTAAGTGGCCGCATCATTCATAAGGAAACAGGTGAAACCTTCCACAAGGTATTCAATCCACCAGTTGGGGATTACAAAGAGGAAGATTACTACCAACGTGAAGATGATAAGCCAGAATCTGTTAAACGCCGTTTAGAAGTAAACATTGCACAAGGTCAACCGATTATCGAACACTATCGTGCCAAAGGATTGGTGCATGATATTGAAGGTGACCAAGACATCGAACTTGTTTTCCAAGCAATTGATACTGTGCTATCAAAATTGCAATAA
- the infA gene encoding translation initiation factor IF-1 gives MAKEDVIEIEGKVVDTMPNAMFTVELENGHQVLATVSGKIRKNYIRILVGDRVTVELSPYDLTRGRITYRFK, from the coding sequence ATGGCAAAAGAAGATGTGATTGAAATTGAAGGCAAAGTAGTTGATACAATGCCAAATGCTATGTTTACTGTTGAGTTGGAAAATGGACACCAAGTCCTTGCAACTGTTTCTGGTAAAATCCGTAAGAACTACATTCGTATTTTGGTCGGTGACCGCGTAACTGTTGAGCTTAGTCCATACGACTTGACACGTGGACGTATCACATACCGCTTTAAATAG
- the rpmJ gene encoding 50S ribosomal protein L36 translates to MKVRPSVKPICEYCKVIRRNGRVMVICPANPKHKQRQG, encoded by the coding sequence ATGAAAGTAAGACCATCGGTCAAACCAATTTGCGAATACTGCAAAGTCATTCGTCGTAATGGTCGTGTTATGGTGATTTGCCCAGCAAACCCTAAACACAAGCAACGTCAAGGTTAA
- the rpsM gene encoding 30S ribosomal protein S13, protein MARIAGVDIPNDKRVVISLTYVYGIGLATSKKILAAAGISEDVRVKDLTPDQEDAIRREVDAIKVEGDLRREVNLNIKRLMEIGSYRGIRHRRGLPVRGQNTKNNARTRKGKAVAIAGKKK, encoded by the coding sequence ATGGCTCGTATTGCTGGAGTTGACATTCCAAATGACAAACGTGTAGTTATTTCATTGACTTATGTTTATGGTATCGGTCTCGCAACTTCTAAGAAAATTCTTGCAGCAGCAGGTATTTCAGAAGATGTTCGCGTAAAAGATTTGACACCGGATCAAGAAGACGCTATTCGTCGCGAAGTTGATGCAATCAAAGTTGAAGGTGACCTTCGTCGTGAAGTTAACTTGAACATCAAACGTTTGATGGAAATCGGTTCATACCGTGGTATCCGTCACCGTCGTGGACTTCCTGTCCGTGGACAAAACACTAAAAACAATGCCCGCACTCGTAAAGGTAAAGCTGTTGCGATCGCAGGTAAGAAAAAATAA
- the rpsK gene encoding 30S ribosomal protein S11 produces the protein MAKPTRKRRVKKNIESGIAHIHATFNNTIVMITDVHGNAIAWSSAGALGFKGSRKSTPFAAQMASEAAAKSAQEHGLKTVEVTVKGPGSGRESAIRALAAAGLEVTAIRDVTPVPHNGARPPKRRRV, from the coding sequence TTGGCTAAACCAACACGTAAACGTCGTGTGAAAAAGAATATCGAATCTGGTATTGCACATATTCACGCAACATTTAATAACACTATTGTTATGATTACTGATGTGCATGGTAACGCTATTGCTTGGTCATCAGCTGGTGCTCTTGGTTTCAAAGGTTCTCGTAAATCTACACCATTCGCGGCTCAAATGGCTTCAGAAGCTGCTGCTAAATCTGCACAAGAACACGGTCTTAAAACAGTTGAAGTTACCGTTAAAGGCCCAGGTTCAGGTCGTGAGTCTGCTATCCGCGCTCTTGCTGCCGCTGGTCTTGAAGTAACAGCAATTCGTGATGTGACTCCTGTACCACACAATGGTGCTCGTCCTCCAAAACGTCGCCGTGTATAA
- a CDS encoding DNA-directed RNA polymerase subunit alpha: MIEFEKPTITKIDEKKDYGRFVIEPLERGYGTTLGNSLRRVLLASLPGAAVTSIKIDGVLHEFDTVPGVREDVMQIILSIKGIAVKSYVEDEKTIELDVVGPAEVTAGDILTDSDIEIINPDHYLFTIAEGATFKAVLTVNSGRGYVPAEGNKKDDAPVGTLAVDSIYTPVKKVNYQVEPARVGSNDGFDKLTLEINTNGTIIPEDALGLSARILMEHLGLFTDLTEVAKSAEVMKETEVTSDDRMLDRTIEELDLSVRSYNCLKRAGINTVFDLTEKTEPEMMKVRNLGRKSLEEVKVKLADLGLGLKKDK; the protein is encoded by the coding sequence ATGATTGAGTTTGAAAAACCAACAATAACAAAAATTGATGAAAAAAAAGATTACGGCAGATTTGTCATCGAACCGCTAGAACGTGGTTATGGAACAACTCTTGGTAACTCTCTTCGTCGTGTACTTCTTGCTTCACTTCCAGGTGCTGCAGTAACATCAATTAAAATTGATGGCGTACTCCACGAATTCGACACAGTTCCAGGTGTCCGTGAAGATGTTATGCAAATTATTCTTAGCATCAAAGGCATTGCTGTAAAATCTTATGTCGAAGACGAAAAGACGATTGAACTTGATGTAGTAGGTCCAGCTGAAGTAACAGCAGGGGACATTCTTACTGACAGTGACATTGAAATTATTAACCCAGATCATTATCTATTTACAATTGCTGAAGGTGCTACTTTTAAAGCGGTTCTGACTGTAAATTCAGGTCGTGGTTATGTACCAGCTGAAGGCAATAAAAAAGATGATGCACCCGTAGGGACGCTTGCTGTGGATTCTATCTACACGCCAGTGAAAAAAGTCAACTATCAAGTTGAGCCAGCTCGAGTTGGTAGCAACGATGGTTTTGACAAACTGACACTTGAAATCAATACAAATGGTACCATTATTCCAGAAGATGCTTTAGGTCTTTCTGCACGTATTTTGATGGAGCACCTCGGTCTATTTACAGATTTGACTGAAGTTGCTAAATCGGCAGAAGTAATGAAGGAAACTGAAGTAACGTCTGACGACCGTATGCTTGATCGTACGATTGAAGAATTGGACCTTTCTGTTCGCTCGTATAACTGTTTGAAACGCGCAGGTATTAATACTGTGTTTGATTTGACAGAGAAAACTGAGCCAGAAATGATGAAAGTGCGCAATCTTGGTCGTAAGAGTCTTGAAGAAGTCAAGGTTAAATTGGCTGACTTAGGTCTAGGATTGAAGAAAGATAAATAA
- the rplQ gene encoding 50S ribosomal protein L17, translating into MAYRKLGRTSSQRKAMLRDLTTDLLINESIVTTEARAKEIRKTVEKMITLGKRGDLHARRQAAAFVRNEIASENYDEATDKYTATTVLQKLFSEIAPRYAERNGGYTRILKTEPRRGDAAPMAIIELV; encoded by the coding sequence ATGGCATACCGTAAACTAGGACGCACTAGCTCACAACGTAAAGCAATGTTGCGCGATTTGACAACTGACCTTTTGATCAACGAATCAATCGTTACAACTGAAGCTCGTGCTAAAGAAATCCGTAAAACAGTTGAAAAAATGATCACACTTGGTAAACGTGGTGACTTGCACGCACGTCGTCAAGCTGCTGCATTCGTTCGTAACGAAATCGCATCTGAAAACTATGATGAAGCTACTGACAAGTACACAGCTACTACTGTACTTCAAAAATTGTTCTCAGAAATTGCGCCTCGCTATGCAGAACGCAATGGTGGATATACTCGTATCCTCAAAACTGAACCACGTCGTGGTGATGCTGCCCCAATGGCAATTATCGAACTTGTATAA
- a CDS encoding gamma-glutamylcysteine synthetase, translated as MAEITNFFKDYYLSKIQDKPELFIGIELEYPIVNKNGGPTSIKVAKDLLVHLAKNMDFYVRKLDETGNPIEIVNDDGDLILFEVTYNTLELAFAKAKYIHDVAKRFEFYLQEIQRFLALYDHELQGVGINPGWQLNDHRPVATDRYKMLMAYLRLAENHPHMHPYVDYAGFICGNQVQFDVSRENYLRVINAFNKIEAVKAFLFANSEFAEREDWTISRDYFWESSMHGLIEDNVGVYPEDFNTETDYLEFQKKTAIFYIERDAKCYYFPPITIKDFLRMKKITAMTTSGQSHEIVPTTSDLKTHRSYHYQELTKRGTIEFRSICTQPFDKTFAPIAFQLGLLVNLEKFEKILEETDFFDYFGRDYKHLRKQFSVKHLTKIEREIVGQISRELVTCATEGLKARGMGEEKYLLSLQDNN; from the coding sequence ATGGCTGAAATTACTAACTTCTTTAAAGATTATTATCTTTCGAAAATACAGGATAAACCAGAATTATTTATTGGAATTGAACTTGAATATCCAATAGTGAATAAAAATGGAGGACCCACCTCTATAAAAGTAGCCAAAGATTTACTCGTACATCTTGCAAAGAATATGGATTTTTATGTAAGGAAGTTGGATGAAACTGGCAATCCTATAGAGATTGTCAATGATGATGGCGATCTTATCCTATTCGAAGTAACCTATAACACGCTAGAATTGGCGTTTGCGAAGGCAAAATATATTCACGATGTAGCTAAGCGCTTTGAATTTTATTTACAAGAAATACAGCGATTCTTGGCTTTATATGATCATGAATTGCAGGGAGTGGGAATAAATCCTGGTTGGCAGTTAAATGACCACAGACCAGTAGCTACAGATCGTTATAAGATGCTTATGGCTTATTTAAGATTGGCTGAAAACCACCCTCATATGCATCCCTATGTGGATTATGCGGGTTTTATTTGCGGCAACCAGGTTCAATTTGATGTATCACGTGAAAACTATCTACGGGTTATAAATGCATTTAATAAGATTGAAGCTGTCAAGGCCTTCCTTTTTGCGAATTCTGAATTTGCCGAGCGTGAAGATTGGACAATAAGTCGAGATTATTTTTGGGAATCCTCTATGCATGGTTTGATAGAGGATAATGTCGGGGTATATCCAGAGGATTTCAATACAGAAACAGATTACCTTGAGTTTCAGAAAAAAACGGCCATCTTCTATATTGAACGTGATGCAAAATGTTATTACTTCCCTCCTATCACTATAAAAGATTTTCTAAGAATGAAAAAAATAACTGCTATGACTACCTCTGGTCAGTCGCACGAAATTGTTCCAACTACTAGCGATTTGAAAACACATCGTTCTTATCATTATCAGGAGTTGACCAAAAGAGGCACAATTGAATTCAGAAGTATCTGTACACAACCATTTGATAAGACATTTGCACCGATTGCCTTTCAATTAGGGTTGCTTGTAAATTTAGAAAAATTTGAAAAAATACTAGAAGAAACAGATTTCTTTGACTATTTTGGAAGAGATTACAAGCATCTTCGTAAACAATTCTCAGTAAAACACCTTACGAAAATAGAACGAGAAATCGTAGGGCAAATATCCAGAGAACTAGTGACTTGTGCGACAGAAGGTCTGAAAGCCAGAGGTATGGGGGAAGAAAAATACTTATTATCTTTACAGGATAACAACTGA
- a CDS encoding zinc-dependent MarR family transcriptional regulator, with product MTYLASQIEKCLHEIVLSSENQLEILVGSCQSSVKLTNTQEHILMLIEKAAYTNTEIAKELNVSQAAITKATKALVSQGLLVAVRDTKDARVVRFSLTEAAKPIAAEHAHHHAHTLEAYEHLLSRYSESEQEVISRFMNDLVEKIRR from the coding sequence ATGACTTATCTTGCATCACAGATTGAAAAATGTTTACATGAAATTGTTTTAAGCTCTGAAAACCAATTAGAGATTTTAGTTGGTAGTTGTCAGAGTTCGGTTAAGTTAACCAATACTCAAGAGCATATTTTGATGTTGATTGAAAAGGCTGCTTATACGAACACTGAGATTGCTAAGGAATTGAATGTCAGCCAGGCTGCTATTACCAAGGCAACGAAAGCCCTGGTGTCGCAAGGGCTTTTGGTTGCTGTAAGGGATACAAAGGATGCCCGTGTTGTGCGTTTTAGTTTGACGGAAGCTGCTAAGCCAATCGCGGCTGAACATGCCCATCATCACGCTCATACTTTGGAGGCTTATGAGCACTTGTTGTCGCGTTACAGTGAGAGTGAACAAGAAGTCATTAGTCGCTTTATGAATGATTTAGTGGAGAAAATTAGAAGATAG
- a CDS encoding metal ABC transporter ATP-binding protein, with amino-acid sequence MRYISVEDLSFYYDKEPVLEHIRYHLDSGEFVTLTGENGAAKTTLIKATLGILKPRIGKVTFAEKSVKGKKLRMAYLPQQIASFNAGFPSTVYEFVKSGRYPRQGWFRRLTGHDEEHIRISLEAVGMWEHRDKKLGSLSGGQKQRAVIARMFASDPDIFILDEPTTGMDAGTKDAFYQLMHHSAKKHGKAVLMITHDPDELSQYADRNIHLVRDQQSPWRCFNVHEADEEVSNA; translated from the coding sequence ATGAGATATATAAGTGTGGAGGATTTATCCTTCTATTATGATAAGGAACCTGTATTGGAACATATCCGTTACCACTTGGATAGTGGGGAGTTTGTTACTCTAACCGGAGAAAATGGAGCTGCTAAGACAACTTTGATAAAGGCTACCTTGGGTATTCTAAAGCCTAGGATTGGAAAAGTGACCTTTGCAGAGAAAAGTGTTAAGGGCAAAAAGTTGCGCATGGCCTATTTACCTCAGCAGATTGCTAGCTTTAATGCTGGTTTTCCGAGCACGGTTTATGAATTTGTAAAATCAGGTCGCTATCCACGTCAGGGTTGGTTTCGTCGGCTCACTGGACATGATGAGGAACATATTCGGATTAGTTTGGAAGCAGTAGGTATGTGGGAACACAGGGATAAGAAATTGGGGTCTTTGAGCGGGGGACAGAAACAACGTGCTGTCATTGCCCGAATGTTCGCTTCGGATCCAGATATTTTTATCTTGGATGAACCGACAACGGGAATGGATGCTGGAACCAAGGATGCTTTTTACCAACTCATGCACCACTCGGCTAAAAAGCATGGGAAGGCTGTTTTGATGATTACCCATGATCCTGATGAGTTAAGTCAGTATGCGGATCGCAATATTCATCTGGTGCGAGATCAGCAATCTCCTTGGCGTTGTTTTAACGTCCACGAAGCGGATGAGGAGGTGTCCAATGCTTGA
- a CDS encoding metal ABC transporter permease → MLDLSVFNYDFMQRAFLAIIAMSLFSPVLGVFLILRRQSLMSDTLSHVSLAGVAFGLVLGISPTLSTVLIVIVAAVFLEYLRTIYKNFMEIGTAILMSTGLAISLIVMNKSGGKSGLSLEQYLFGSIVTISQEQVFALFTIALIVIVLTLLFLRPMYILTFDEDTAFVDGLPVRAMSIAFNVVTGVAIALMIPAAGALLVSTIMVLPASIALRLGKSFKAVIFIGMVVGFLGMVTGLLTSYYAETPASASITLIFISIFLLVNMIQKLKK, encoded by the coding sequence ATGCTTGATTTATCTGTTTTCAACTATGATTTCATGCAAAGGGCCTTTCTAGCCATTATAGCCATGAGCTTGTTTTCGCCTGTTCTGGGAGTTTTTCTCATCTTGAGAAGGCAGAGTCTGATGTCGGATACTCTCAGTCACGTTTCTTTAGCTGGTGTGGCTTTTGGTCTGGTTTTGGGGATTTCACCGACACTTTCAACTGTACTGATTGTCATCGTGGCGGCTGTATTTCTGGAATACCTGCGGACCATTTACAAGAACTTTATGGAAATCGGGACGGCTATCCTTATGTCGACTGGTTTGGCTATTTCCTTGATTGTCATGAATAAGTCGGGTGGGAAGTCGGGGCTTAGTCTGGAACAGTATCTCTTTGGTTCCATAGTGACAATTAGTCAGGAACAGGTGTTTGCCTTGTTTACCATCGCCTTGATTGTTATTGTCTTGACCTTGCTATTTTTAAGACCCATGTATATCTTGACCTTTGATGAAGATACGGCTTTTGTAGATGGCTTGCCTGTTCGGGCCATGTCCATTGCTTTTAATGTGGTGACCGGTGTTGCCATTGCTCTCATGATTCCTGCTGCTGGTGCTCTTCTGGTGTCAACCATTATGGTATTGCCGGCCTCTATTGCGCTTCGGCTAGGAAAGAGTTTTAAGGCGGTTATCTTTATTGGTATGGTTGTTGGCTTCTTGGGTATGGTGACGGGCTTACTGACATCCTACTATGCTGAAACGCCAGCTAGTGCAAGTATTACCTTAATTTTCATTAGTATTTTCTTACTGGTGAATATGATTCAGAAATTAAAGAAATAG
- a CDS encoding zinc ABC transporter substrate-binding protein AdcA yields the protein MKKFGLFLLSASTLLLAACGNSTASQEDGKLDIVTTFYPVYEFTKQVAGDEANVDLLVKAGTEVHGYEPSAKDIARIQEADAFVYENENMETWVHDIEDSIDTEKVAVISATEGMLLLPGGEEEHEGHDHSEEGHSHAYDPHVWLSPERAITLVETIRDGLIAQYPEKKAVFEENAAAYIEKLTTLDAQYTETLSDAKQKYFVTQHTAFAYLALDYGLKQVSITGVSADEDPTPTRLAELTNYIKQYGVKYIYFEENASKSVAETLAKETGVELDVLNPLESLTDEAIKNGEDYISVMEDNLTALVKTTSQAGVEILPEEGEVTTKTVYNGYFEDSAVKDRTLSDYVGEWQSVYPYLLDGTFDQVWDYKAKLKGGMTAEEYKAYYDTGYKTDVDQINITDNTMEFVVGDKKQTFTYKYVGYKILTYKKGNRGVRFLFEATDANAGEYKYVQFSDHKIAPEKTDHFHIYFGGESQEKLLEELENWPTYYPVGLTGYEIAQEMLAH from the coding sequence ATGAAAAAATTTGGTTTATTTTTATTATCTGCTTCAACCCTGCTCTTAGCAGCTTGTGGCAATAGCACAGCTTCTCAGGAAGATGGGAAATTGGATATCGTTACTACTTTTTATCCTGTGTATGAGTTTACCAAACAAGTAGCAGGTGACGAAGCCAATGTTGATTTGTTGGTTAAAGCAGGAACAGAAGTCCATGGTTATGAGCCGTCTGCCAAAGATATTGCTCGTATTCAAGAAGCAGATGCCTTTGTCTATGAAAATGAAAACATGGAGACCTGGGTTCATGATATTGAAGATTCGATTGATACGGAAAAGGTTGCGGTTATTAGTGCGACGGAGGGGATGTTGCTCTTGCCAGGTGGGGAAGAGGAACACGAGGGACATGATCATAGTGAGGAAGGGCATAGCCACGCTTACGATCCGCATGTCTGGTTATCTCCAGAACGTGCCATTACCTTGGTTGAAACCATTCGGGATGGTTTGATTGCTCAGTATCCTGAGAAAAAAGCTGTTTTTGAAGAAAATGCGGCTGCCTATATTGAAAAATTGACGACTTTGGATGCTCAGTATACTGAAACCTTATCTGATGCAAAACAAAAATACTTCGTAACCCAGCACACCGCCTTTGCCTACTTGGCTTTGGACTACGGTTTGAAACAAGTTTCGATCACAGGAGTTTCTGCCGATGAAGACCCAACTCCAACTCGTTTGGCAGAATTGACAAACTATATCAAACAGTATGGTGTCAAGTATATTTATTTCGAAGAAAATGCGTCAAAATCGGTAGCTGAAACGCTTGCCAAAGAAACGGGTGTAGAGCTAGATGTTCTCAATCCGCTTGAAAGTTTGACGGATGAGGCGATAAAAAATGGAGAAGATTATATCTCTGTGATGGAGGACAATTTGACTGCGCTTGTGAAGACGACTTCCCAAGCAGGTGTTGAAATCTTGCCAGAAGAGGGAGAGGTAACAACCAAAACAGTCTACAATGGCTACTTTGAAGACAGTGCTGTTAAAGATCGCACTCTATCAGATTATGTTGGTGAGTGGCAGTCAGTTTACCCATATTTGCTTGATGGAACGTTTGATCAGGTTTGGGACTATAAGGCCAAGCTCAAAGGTGGTATGACAGCTGAAGAGTACAAGGCTTACTACGACACAGGCTACAAGACAGATGTGGATCAAATCAACATTACAGACAATACCATGGAGTTTGTGGTGGGTGATAAAAAGCAAACATTTACTTATAAGTATGTTGGTTATAAGATCCTTACTTACAAGAAAGGCAACCGTGGCGTTCGCTTCTTGTTTGAAGCTACGGATGCGAATGCAGGTGAGTATAAGTATGTGCAATTTAGTGACCACAAGATTGCACCAGAAAAAACGGACCACTTCCATATCTACTTTGGTGGAGAGAGCCAAGAAAAACTCTTGGAAGAATTGGAAAACTGGCCGACTTACTATCCAGTTGGTTTGACTGGTTATGAAATTGCTCAGGAAATGTTGGCTCACTAA